A genomic window from Gossypium hirsutum isolate 1008001.06 chromosome D12, Gossypium_hirsutum_v2.1, whole genome shotgun sequence includes:
- the LOC107945070 gene encoding probable protein phosphatase 2C 60 isoform X1 — protein sequence MLSGLMNFLRACFRPRSDQYSHTSLDTGGRQDGLLWYKDTGQHVNGEFSMAVVQANNLLEDQSQLESGCLSLNELGPYGTFVGVYDGHGGPETSRFINEHLFQHLKRFTSEQQTMSVDVIRKAYQATEEGFLSLVTKQWPMKPQIAAVGSCCLVGVICGGTLYVANLGDSRAVLGRAVKATGEVLAIQLSAEHNVCIESVRQELQSLHPDDSQIVVLKHNVWRVKGLIQVSRSIGDVYLKKAEFNREPLYSKFRLREPLKRPILSADPSISVHQLQPHDQFVIFASDGLWEHLSNQEAVDIVQNHPRSGSARRLVKTALKEAANKREMRYSDLKKIDRGVRRHFHDDITVIVVFLDSNLVSRASSVKGPDLSVKGGGVNFRPNILAPCATPTEAGST from the exons ATGTTATCTGGGTTGATGAACTTTTTGAGGGCCTGTTTTCGGCCAAGGTCAGATCAATACAGTCACACAAGTTTGGATACCGGAGGTCGCCAAGATGGACTTTTGTGGTACAAGGACACAGGGCAGCACGTCAATGGTGAGTTCTCGATGGCAGTGGTTCAGGCAAACAATTTACTTGAGGATCAGAGCCAACTTGAGTCTGGTTGTTTGAGTTTAAATGAGTTGGGTCCCTATGGTACTTTTGTTGGCGTATATGATGGACATGGGGGCCCAGAGACTTCACGTTTCATAAATGAACATCTTTTTCAACATCTCAAGC GGTTCACTTCAGAGCAGCAGACAATGTCAGTTGATGTGATACGAAAAGCGTATCAAGCAACAGAAGAGGGTTTTTTGTCTCTTGTTACCAAACAGTGGCCTATGAAGCCACAAATTGCAGCTGTTGGATCCTGCTGCCTGGTTGGTGTCATATGTGGTGGAACCCTCTATGTTGCCAACCTTGGTGATTCACGTGCTGTTTTGGGGAGAGCTGTGAAGGCAACAGGAGAGGTTCTAGCCATTCAGCTGTCGGCTGAGCATAATGTGTGCATAGAATCTGTAAGACAAGAGCTGCAGTCATTGCACCCTGATGACTCACAGATTGTTGTTTTGAAGCACAATGTATGGCGTGTAAAAGGTCTTATACAG GTTTCCAGATCAATTGGTGATGTATATTTGAAAAAGGCCGAGTTCAACAGGGAGCCTTTATATTCAAAATTCCGCCTTCGGGAACCTTTGAAAAGGCCAATATTAAGTGCAGACCCATCAATATCAGTTCACCAACTGCAGCCACATGATCAGTTTGTGATATTTGCATCAGATGGGCTGTGGGAGCACTTAAGCAATCAAGAAGCTGTTGATATAGTACAAAATCATCCACGAAGT GGAAGTGCAAGAAGGCTGGTAAAAACTGCTCTAAAAGAAGCAGCAAATAAGAGGGAAATGAGGTATTCTGACTTGAAGAAGATTGACCGCGGCGTGCGTCGGCATTTCCACGATGACATCACAGTAATCGTGGTGTTTCTTGACTCAAACCTTGTGAGCAGGGCTAGTTCGGTTAAGGGTCCGGATCTATCAGTTAAAGGAGGAGGAGTCAACTTTCGTCCTAATATACTGGCTCCTTGTGCCACACCAACAGAAGCTGGCAGTACCTAA
- the LOC107945070 gene encoding probable protein phosphatase 2C 64 isoform X2, which translates to MLSGLMNFLRACFRPRSDQYSHTSLDTGGRQDGLLWYKDTGQHVNGFTSEQQTMSVDVIRKAYQATEEGFLSLVTKQWPMKPQIAAVGSCCLVGVICGGTLYVANLGDSRAVLGRAVKATGEVLAIQLSAEHNVCIESVRQELQSLHPDDSQIVVLKHNVWRVKGLIQVSRSIGDVYLKKAEFNREPLYSKFRLREPLKRPILSADPSISVHQLQPHDQFVIFASDGLWEHLSNQEAVDIVQNHPRSGSARRLVKTALKEAANKREMRYSDLKKIDRGVRRHFHDDITVIVVFLDSNLVSRASSVKGPDLSVKGGGVNFRPNILAPCATPTEAGST; encoded by the exons ATGTTATCTGGGTTGATGAACTTTTTGAGGGCCTGTTTTCGGCCAAGGTCAGATCAATACAGTCACACAAGTTTGGATACCGGAGGTCGCCAAGATGGACTTTTGTGGTACAAGGACACAGGGCAGCACGTCAATG GGTTCACTTCAGAGCAGCAGACAATGTCAGTTGATGTGATACGAAAAGCGTATCAAGCAACAGAAGAGGGTTTTTTGTCTCTTGTTACCAAACAGTGGCCTATGAAGCCACAAATTGCAGCTGTTGGATCCTGCTGCCTGGTTGGTGTCATATGTGGTGGAACCCTCTATGTTGCCAACCTTGGTGATTCACGTGCTGTTTTGGGGAGAGCTGTGAAGGCAACAGGAGAGGTTCTAGCCATTCAGCTGTCGGCTGAGCATAATGTGTGCATAGAATCTGTAAGACAAGAGCTGCAGTCATTGCACCCTGATGACTCACAGATTGTTGTTTTGAAGCACAATGTATGGCGTGTAAAAGGTCTTATACAG GTTTCCAGATCAATTGGTGATGTATATTTGAAAAAGGCCGAGTTCAACAGGGAGCCTTTATATTCAAAATTCCGCCTTCGGGAACCTTTGAAAAGGCCAATATTAAGTGCAGACCCATCAATATCAGTTCACCAACTGCAGCCACATGATCAGTTTGTGATATTTGCATCAGATGGGCTGTGGGAGCACTTAAGCAATCAAGAAGCTGTTGATATAGTACAAAATCATCCACGAAGT GGAAGTGCAAGAAGGCTGGTAAAAACTGCTCTAAAAGAAGCAGCAAATAAGAGGGAAATGAGGTATTCTGACTTGAAGAAGATTGACCGCGGCGTGCGTCGGCATTTCCACGATGACATCACAGTAATCGTGGTGTTTCTTGACTCAAACCTTGTGAGCAGGGCTAGTTCGGTTAAGGGTCCGGATCTATCAGTTAAAGGAGGAGGAGTCAACTTTCGTCCTAATATACTGGCTCCTTGTGCCACACCAACAGAAGCTGGCAGTACCTAA
- the LOC107945073 gene encoding protein CHAPERONE-LIKE PROTEIN OF POR1, chloroplastic has translation MAATTLSVRSNRLTPGTPIPRPPVNLPTQTYPSFKPTKTEPWRATTIVHSRRILAARAGSRADDSAPFEMSVENALKLLGVSENASFDDILRAKNSIVASIKDDQEAIAQVEAAYDMLLMRSLTQRRAGKVVDRSIRYADVKPVNPSGVGSMPRWVQTTVKNLPVSVVAPVTSELGIQAGVYGALMVLTYVNGASTSSVVPYTGPDVPGLILASSFGASLYFMTRKNVKLGKATLITIGGLVAGAVVGSAVENWLQVDIVPLLGIHSPATVVSEFILFSQFLVSMYLR, from the exons ATGGCTGCAACCACACTCTCCGTCCGGTCAAACCGTCTCACTCCAGGCACCCCTATTCCCAGACCGCCGGTCAACCTCCCCACCCAAACCTACCCTTCTTTTAAACCCACAAAGACCGAGCCCTGGAGAGCCACCACAATCGTCCACTCCCGGCGAATATTAGCAGCTCGAGCTGGTTCACGAGCTGATGATTCGGCTCCCTTCGAGATGTCTGTTGAGAACGCGCTCAAGCTCCTTGGGGTCTCCGAAAATGCTTCTTTTGATGATATTCTTCGCGCCAAGAATTCGATTGTTGCCTCTATTAAGGATGACCAAGAAGCTATCGCTCAG gTTGAGGCTGCGTATGACATGTTGCTTATGCGAAGCTTAACCCAACGACGAGCCGGAAAGGTGGTGGACAGGAGCATTAGATATGCAGATGTTAAACCTGTTAATCCTTCCGGGGTGGGATCGATGCCACGGTGGGTGCAAACGACTGTGAAGAATTTACCTGTTTCAGTTGTAGCGCCGGTTACAAGCGAATTGGGCATACAAGCTGGTGTATATGGAGCTCTTATGGTTCTGACGTATGTGAATGGAGCTTCTACGTCCTCTGTGGTTCCTTACACCGGACCTGATGTTCCTGGGCTTATCTTAGCAAGTAGCTTTGGAGCTTCCTTATATTTTATGACCAGAAAGAATGTCAAGCTAG GTAAGGCTACATTGATTACTATAGGGGGGCTTGTTGCTGGTGCAGTGGTGGGATCAGCTGTTGAAAACTGGTTGCAGGTAGACATTGTCCCGTTGCTTGGGATACACTCTCCGGCTACCGTTGTTAGTGAATTCATACTCTTCTCCCAGTTCTTGGTTTCAATGTATCTAAGGTAG